In Apostichopus japonicus isolate 1M-3 chromosome 5, ASM3797524v1, whole genome shotgun sequence, a single window of DNA contains:
- the LOC139967847 gene encoding transmembrane protein 45B-like, protein MGTFIGHAAPGFFFIVFSLWWMIQYAYNSIALDNGKVKPQGRIVRLLHRLPVEGIVITFFAVLGWIGEMSYPDPKWTMFDSKGEFDNAVEWQHVTMYTYFGIYGATKVVGGTVLPDVKYYEKPLGALAYFIEGLLFFYHTHGREHLDTLIHNLLVIAIWSCAFSAFLEILRPKEKLFFHMRVLCTLWQGTWFWQIGFVLYKPPGGKAWDQESMGNSMLTTASFTWHLVMDMFILVVVYAITNMVLQVTGKAAVKYHRMDMDMDEEEIEIKLLNNGSRNKDGGSEEDET, encoded by the coding sequence ATGGGCACCTTTATTGGCCACGCTGCACCAGGATTCTTCTTCATCGTCTTCTCTCTCTGGTGGATGATCCAGTATGCCTACAATTCAATCGCTCTTGACAATGGCAAGGTCAAACCCCAAGGTAGGATAGTCCGACTGCTGCACAGGTTGCCAGTGGAGGGCATCGTCATCACATTTTTTGCTGTCTTGGGATGGATCGGAGAAATGAGCTACCCTGATCCTAAGTGGACAATGTTCGATTCCAAAGGGGAATTCGATAATGCTGTGGAATGGCAGCACGTCACCATGTACACATACTTTGGCATCTACGGAGCCACCAAAGTGGTGGGGGGCACTGTGTTGCCAGATGTCAAATACTACGAAAAACCGCTTGGAGCTCTGGCATATTTCATAGAAGGTCTGCTCTTCTTTTACCACACCCATGGCCGGGAGCACCTGGATACTTTAATCCATAATCTCCTGGTCATCGCCATTTGGTCATGCGCATTTTCAGCTTTCTTAGAAATCCTGAGACCCAAGGAGAAGTTATTCTTTCACATGAGGGTCCTCTGTACGCTGTGGCAGGGCACTTGGTTCTGGCAGATTGGTTTTGTGTTGTACAAGCCGCCAGGTGGCAAAGCATGGGATCAGGAAAGCATGGGGAACTCGATGCTGACGACAGCGTCCTTCACATGGCATCTCGTGATGGACATGTTCATCCTGGTGGTGGTATATGCCATTACCAATATGGTCTTGCAGGTGACAGGGAAAGCGGCAGTCAAGTATCACCGAATGGACATGGACATGGATGAGGAGGAGATTGAAATAAAACTCCTTAACAACGGATCCAGAAACAAAGATGGCGGCTCAGAGGAAGATGAAACTTAA